CGACCGCCAGCTCGCCGCCTTCGTCCGGATGGTGGGCAGCCCACCCGACCACATCGACTCGCACCACCACCTGCACCGGCTCTTCAACGTCGCGCGCCTCTTCCTGGCCGCGGGACGTCGCTACAACGTGCCGGTGCGCGGCTTCTCCGACGTGGTGTTCGTGGGTCGCTTCTGGGGCCAGCCCGAGTTCGGCAAGACCGACATGTCGAAGATCAGCGTGGAGGTGATGGTGTCCATGCTGCGGGCGCTCAAGCCGGGCGTCACCGAGGTTTCCTGCCATCCCGGCCACGTCGAGACGCGCCCCGACGCCATCTACAACCGCGAGCGCGAGGTCGAGCTCGCGACGCTCACCGACGAGCGGGTGAAGAACACGGTCACCGAGGAAGGCA
The genomic region above belongs to Gemmatimonadales bacterium and contains:
- a CDS encoding ChbG/HpnK family deacetylase — its product is MSRRGFLVAGLGAATASVLAARRAAAGLAPARYLVVNADDLGLSAEIDQGIFETHDTGIVTSASLLVDGPDAEAAIEQARKRPKLGLGIHVSFDNRGKLFTDMQDLPAVQQQIDRQLAAFVRMVGSPPDHIDSHHHLHRLFNVARLFLAAGRRYNVPVRGFSDVVFVGRFWGQPEFGKTDMSKISVEVMVSMLRALKPGVTEVSCHPGHVETRPDAIYNREREVELATLTDERVKNTVTEEGIRLINYRDYARMSREAR